Proteins encoded in a region of the Lycorma delicatula isolate Av1 chromosome 6, ASM4794821v1, whole genome shotgun sequence genome:
- the LOC142327140 gene encoding uncharacterized protein LOC142327140 isoform X1: protein MAGDQQFCLRWNNHQSTLVSVFDALLENSVLVDCTLAADGQQLKAHKVVLSACSPYLETLLSQHYDKHPIIILKDVKYPELKAMLDYMYRGEVNISQDLLGSFLKAAESLQIKGLTDSGGGGEPANKQQELNRKQTALNLPTPITSVINNQTRATSTTHSEERKQSLIIPTHVIDNRSQSPLLSREGSVSPTVRKRKKLNQLNKSDNPKLVKPFSDTGKINNCQNEQPSQIISATLAPSSPAAMTVIKSEPDTLPLSNKTELKQNIDDNNDVEDSHELDNDENNENVFDDDTTNTTSPGPSHHFISQGFSEKSALGDSSSEIVLQSSDDLQSSNQDSRIHLNPYLQQMKLLPNFSVKVDNQIQSFPCQRCGKVYNRKGNLGRHIRYECGKGPQFPCHLCEKKFFRREKLALHIKNHELFQQNAIQLVRGQGRVSI from the exons ATGGCCGGGGATCAACAGTTTTGTTTACGATGGAATAACCATCAAAGTACTTTGGTTTCGGTATTTGATGCTCTTTTAGAAAATTCTGTTCTTGTGGATTGTACTTTAGCTGCTGATGGCCAACAGTTAAAAGCTCATAAAGTTGTACTTTCAGCTTGTAGCCCGTATTTAGAG acATTGCTAAGCCAACATTATGATAAACatccaataattattttaaaagatgtaaaatatcCAGAACTTAAGGCAATGTTGGATTACATGTATCGTGGTGAAGTTAATATTTCTCAGGATCTTTTAGGATCATTTTTAAAAGCTGCTGAATCACTACAGATAAAAGGTCTTACAGACAGTGGAGGTGGAGGTGAACCTGCCAATAAGCAACAAGAATTGAACCGTAAACAAACAGCTCTAAATCTACCTACTCCAATTACATCTGTTATTAATAACCAAACTCGTGCAACTTCTACAACGCATTCTGAAGAGCGAAAACAGAGTCTTATCATTCCAACCCATGTTATCGACAACAGATCTCAAAGTCCATTACTTTCACGTGAAGGAAGTGTTTCACCTACTgtaagaaaacgaaaaaaattaaatcaattgaataaaagtgataATCCTAAACTAGTCAAGCCATTCAGTGAtactggtaaaataaataattgtcaaaATGAACAACCTAGTCAGATTATTTCTGCCACATTAGCACCATCTTCTCCTGCTGCAATGACTGTAATTAAATCTGAACCAGATACTTTACCTTTATCTAATAAGACTGAACTTAAGcaaaatattgatgataataatgatgttGAAGATAGTCATGAGTTAGacaatgatgaaaataatgagaaTGTTTTTGATGATGACACGACTAATACTACATCTCCAGGACCATCTCATCACTTTATTTCTCAGG gattcTCAGAAAAGTCGGCTTTAGGCGATAGTTCCAGTGAAATAGTTTTACAATCTTCAGATGACTTACAGAGCAGTAACCAAG atTCTCGTATACATCTGAATCCATATCTTCAGCAAATGAAACTGTTGCCAAATTTTTCAGTTAAGGTGGATAATCAGATACAAAGTTTTCCATGCCAGAGATGCGGTAAAGTTTACAACCGTAAAGGAAATCTTGGCCGACATATACGTTATGAATGCGGTAAAGGTCCACAATTTCCTTGTCATCTTTGTGAGAAGAAATTTTTTAGAAGAGAAAAACTTGCTCTTCAtattaaaaatcatgaattatTCCAACAAAATGCTATTCAATTAGTAAGAGGGCAAGGTCGTGTTAGCATATGA